The following are encoded together in the Edaphobacter lichenicola genome:
- a CDS encoding pyridoxal phosphate-dependent aminotransferase → MTTATATKIFADRIGRIEVSATMAITAAALKLKSEGVNLADFGAGEPHFSTPRHIKDAAIEAIEKNFTRYTNVAGIPEVRQAIVDRHACDFGSNYTPDECVFTTGGKLALFNAIQVLVDHGDEVILPVPYWVSFKDIIQYAGGKVVLVESKEEENFRITAKMIEAAITPKTKAIILNTPSNPSGAVVAPEDLEAIVRLAHKHGIYVLLDECYVYLTFTGEVVSGGSFTDCKEHIVVLGSLSKTYAMTGWRAGFALGPKPIIAAMSKLQSQSTSNTASMVQRASIAALTGSQECVSEMRADYIKLRDQTLAGFKTIPGLTCTVPQGAFYVYPNVSKFIGKGGIKSASDLAAKLLSEAHVVVVPGEAFGTSEHIRLSYAVSHDVVDEGVKRIRDYFATLS, encoded by the coding sequence ATGACCACAGCGACAGCGACGAAGATATTCGCAGACCGTATCGGCCGCATCGAAGTTTCCGCAACCATGGCGATCACAGCCGCAGCGCTTAAGCTCAAGTCTGAAGGCGTGAATCTCGCGGACTTTGGCGCCGGGGAGCCACATTTCTCCACTCCGCGCCATATCAAGGACGCGGCCATTGAAGCGATCGAGAAGAACTTCACCCGCTATACCAACGTGGCTGGTATTCCAGAGGTGCGCCAGGCCATCGTCGATCGGCACGCCTGCGACTTTGGCTCGAACTACACTCCCGACGAGTGCGTCTTCACCACCGGAGGCAAGCTGGCGCTGTTCAATGCGATTCAGGTTCTGGTTGACCATGGGGATGAGGTTATTCTTCCCGTTCCCTACTGGGTCTCTTTCAAGGACATCATCCAGTACGCGGGCGGCAAAGTCGTTTTGGTAGAGAGTAAAGAAGAAGAGAACTTTCGCATCACGGCGAAGATGATCGAGGCGGCGATCACCCCGAAGACCAAGGCGATCATCCTCAATACTCCGTCGAATCCTTCTGGTGCTGTGGTCGCTCCGGAAGATCTCGAAGCTATCGTCCGTCTCGCTCACAAGCATGGGATTTATGTGCTGCTCGACGAGTGCTACGTCTACCTGACGTTCACCGGTGAGGTCGTCAGTGGCGGCTCGTTTACCGATTGCAAGGAACATATCGTAGTACTGGGCTCACTCTCGAAGACGTATGCGATGACAGGCTGGCGAGCCGGCTTTGCGCTTGGCCCCAAGCCGATCATCGCGGCGATGAGCAAGCTACAGTCGCAGAGCACCTCGAACACAGCCAGCATGGTGCAGCGTGCGTCGATCGCCGCACTGACCGGATCGCAGGAGTGCGTCTCAGAGATGCGCGCCGACTACATCAAGCTGCGCGATCAGACTCTGGCAGGCTTCAAAACCATCCCGGGTCTGACCTGCACGGTGCCGCAGGGAGCCTTCTATGTGTATCCGAATGTGAGCAAGTTCATTGGTAAGGGCGGTATCAAGTCGGCGTCAGACCTGGCGGCGAAGCTGCTGAGTGAGGCGCATGTCGTCGTCGTTCCCGGTGAGGCCTTCGGGACTTCAGAGCATATCCGGCTCTCCTATGCGGTATCGCACGATGTCGTGGATGAAGGCGTAAAGCGAATACGGGATTACTTCGCAACGTTGAGTTAG
- the coaD gene encoding pantetheine-phosphate adenylyltransferase, which produces MHTVKAIYPGTFDPLTNGHLDLIARGSKIVDELVVAILRNSEKGTPLFTVPEREEMITEATRSFGNVSVTTFNGLLVDFARQQGAKAVLRGIRAISDYEYEFQMAMMNRKLDPELETLFMMPAEKYTYVSSRLIKGVFQLGGDVTALVPPLVVERLKAKVPNRL; this is translated from the coding sequence ATGCATACGGTAAAAGCAATTTACCCCGGAACCTTCGATCCACTGACGAATGGACACCTCGATCTGATAGCCCGTGGGTCGAAGATCGTGGATGAGTTGGTCGTAGCGATCCTGCGCAACTCCGAGAAGGGGACGCCTCTGTTCACCGTTCCGGAGCGCGAAGAGATGATCACCGAAGCGACCCGCAGCTTTGGCAACGTCTCGGTAACCACCTTCAACGGTCTCCTGGTCGACTTTGCGCGGCAGCAGGGTGCCAAGGCTGTCCTCCGGGGCATCCGGGCCATCAGCGACTACGAGTATGAGTTTCAGATGGCGATGATGAACCGGAAGCTCGATCCTGAGCTCGAAACCCTCTTCATGATGCCGGCAGAAAAGTACACCTACGTCAGTTCAAGACTGATAAAAGGGGTCTTTCAGCTCGGCGGCGACGTTACGGCTCTGGTGCCTCCTCTGGTCGTCGAGCGCCTAAAGGCCAAGGTTCCGAACCGGCTCTGA
- a CDS encoding Spy/CpxP family protein refolding chaperone, with amino-acid sequence MGRTDMRLKPVLSIVLFATLSGSFLTAQPPAGSPPQPGAGMDRDRGGWSGGGMRGGFRIGPPGIWWHNPDLIQKLTLTPDQQKRMDDILQQSKLQLIDLRAAVEKQEVLMEPMLAANPPDTNKILAQIDHTAQARAELEKANAKMLLGIRNVLTPDQWTKLQAEGRERRRMRMQGGPEGRGGPGSDGQAPPPPGGPGGGEGMQ; translated from the coding sequence ATGGGACGAACTGACATGCGCCTGAAACCTGTACTTTCGATTGTTTTATTCGCGACTCTCTCTGGAAGTTTTTTGACGGCGCAGCCACCTGCGGGTTCGCCACCTCAGCCGGGTGCCGGGATGGATCGGGACCGCGGCGGATGGAGCGGAGGCGGGATGCGCGGGGGCTTCCGCATCGGACCTCCGGGAATCTGGTGGCATAATCCCGACCTGATCCAGAAGCTGACGCTGACGCCGGACCAGCAGAAGAGGATGGACGACATCCTGCAGCAGAGCAAGCTGCAACTGATCGACCTGCGAGCCGCGGTCGAGAAGCAGGAGGTTCTGATGGAGCCGATGCTGGCGGCGAATCCTCCGGACACGAACAAGATCCTGGCGCAGATCGACCACACGGCGCAGGCGCGCGCGGAGCTTGAAAAGGCGAACGCCAAGATGCTGCTTGGGATTCGCAATGTGCTGACGCCGGATCAGTGGACCAAGCTGCAGGCCGAGGGGCGTGAGCGTCGCCGCATGAGGATGCAGGGCGGACCGGAGGGGCGTGGAGGACCGGGTTCCGATGGCCAGGCACCACCTCCTCCAGGCGGGCCGGGCGGCGGCGAGGGGATGCAGTAA
- a CDS encoding RNA polymerase sigma factor, with product MPSQALSSDSLSITRQTVIAQAQATPLDDMDSIVATYEQRIFRFHLVSIRDRDVAQTLTQDTFVRAWSARSSFRGDCSILTWLMRIALNLVRDHTRTDRFRFWKRVSDTAVDVSDISSYVPHRDSSLESRLIASEQMTLVWQSVAELSERQRSVFLLRFLEELELSEIASITGLPISTVKTHLYRALATIRARHNASLKDSL from the coding sequence ATGCCATCACAAGCTCTCAGCTCCGATAGTCTCTCCATCACGCGGCAGACGGTCATCGCTCAGGCGCAGGCCACGCCTCTCGACGATATGGACTCGATTGTGGCCACCTATGAGCAGCGGATCTTCCGCTTCCATCTGGTCTCGATCCGCGACCGCGATGTGGCGCAGACGTTGACCCAGGACACCTTCGTTCGAGCCTGGTCGGCGCGCAGCAGCTTCCGCGGCGACTGCTCGATCCTGACCTGGCTGATGCGGATTGCGCTGAACCTGGTTCGCGATCACACCCGCACCGACCGTTTCCGCTTCTGGAAGCGGGTCTCGGATACGGCCGTCGATGTATCCGACATCTCGTCCTACGTTCCGCATCGCGACAGCTCCCTCGAGTCACGCCTGATCGCCAGCGAGCAGATGACGCTGGTGTGGCAGAGCGTTGCAGAGCTCTCGGAGCGCCAGCGAAGCGTCTTCCTGCTGCGCTTCCTCGAGGAGCTTGAGCTCTCCGAGATCGCCAGCATCACGGGTTTACCCATCAGCACCGTCAAGACCCATCTTTACCGAGCTCTCGCGACGATCCGGGCTCGCCATAACGCCTCTCTCAAGGACTCCCTATGA
- a CDS encoding mannose-1-phosphate guanylyltransferase — protein sequence MPIEGSKTEQRFAPVILAGGSGTRFWPRSRKARAKQVLALDGERTMIQQTVERLTPLVDPAEVWVITNSLLDDLIAEQLPEVPREHILSEPAARNTAPACALAAFLLEPSSPETVIGIFPSDHVVKNGARFAEVIRAGVALAASGEKIVVLGVPPTRAETGYGYIELGETVDPAQGPHSGVAVRRVKRFTEKPNAEVAEQFVASGNYAWNGGIFLWSARTLANAIREHCPAMAPLLEKIAVAHRVSKEEFERVFAEVYPQCENISIDYAVLEPRSAKGEAGAEIYSLPGDFEWNDLGCWSALHEHAAGCPPESVSLTNVFEGEDPLCISIDSSGNYIHAPGKVIALVGVTNLVVVQTKDALLITTRERSQDVGKVVAQLKSAGREDLI from the coding sequence ATGCCCATTGAAGGTAGTAAGACGGAGCAGAGGTTCGCTCCGGTGATTCTTGCAGGCGGCAGCGGAACACGGTTCTGGCCTCGAAGCCGAAAGGCGCGAGCGAAGCAGGTGCTGGCTCTGGATGGAGAGCGGACCATGATTCAGCAGACGGTTGAGCGTCTGACTCCGCTGGTTGACCCTGCCGAAGTGTGGGTGATTACGAATAGCCTCCTTGATGACCTTATCGCCGAGCAGCTTCCTGAAGTACCTCGCGAGCATATCCTGAGCGAACCTGCGGCGAGAAATACTGCGCCTGCGTGTGCGCTTGCTGCTTTCCTGCTGGAGCCGAGCTCTCCAGAGACAGTGATTGGCATCTTTCCGTCGGATCATGTGGTGAAGAATGGGGCGCGATTCGCGGAGGTGATTCGCGCTGGCGTTGCGCTGGCTGCGAGTGGGGAGAAGATCGTCGTTCTGGGAGTTCCTCCTACGCGGGCTGAGACCGGTTATGGCTACATCGAGTTGGGGGAGACTGTAGATCCTGCGCAGGGTCCTCATTCCGGAGTTGCAGTTCGTCGCGTCAAGCGGTTTACGGAGAAGCCAAACGCTGAGGTTGCGGAGCAGTTCGTTGCGTCGGGCAACTACGCCTGGAACGGCGGGATCTTCCTCTGGAGTGCGCGAACTCTGGCGAATGCGATTCGCGAGCACTGTCCTGCGATGGCTCCGTTGCTGGAGAAGATAGCTGTTGCTCATCGCGTTTCGAAGGAGGAGTTTGAGCGCGTGTTCGCGGAGGTTTATCCGCAGTGCGAGAACATCAGCATCGACTATGCGGTGCTTGAGCCGCGCTCGGCCAAGGGCGAAGCGGGCGCTGAGATCTACAGTCTTCCTGGCGACTTTGAGTGGAACGATCTGGGCTGCTGGTCTGCGTTGCATGAGCATGCAGCTGGTTGTCCGCCGGAGAGCGTCTCGCTGACGAATGTGTTTGAGGGCGAAGATCCGCTTTGCATCTCGATCGACTCGAGCGGGAACTACATTCATGCGCCGGGAAAGGTCATCGCTCTGGTTGGCGTGACGAATCTGGTTGTGGTTCAGACCAAGGATGCTCTGCTGATTACGACTCGCGAACGCTCGCAGGATGTGGGCAAAGTTGTCGCTCAACTGAAGAGTGCTGGGCGAGAAGACCTGATCTGA